A window from Enterocloster bolteae encodes these proteins:
- a CDS encoding flavodoxin family protein, producing MKVLMLNGSPHEKGCTYTALAEVAGELNQAGIETEIMHVGGGTVHGCMGCGACGKLGKCIYSDDKVNEAVEKMRQSDGLIVGSPVHYASAGGAITSFLDRFFYSGSSAAAHKPGAAVASARRAGTTATLDQLNKYFMITQMPVVSSQYWNMVHGQCPEDVKKDEEGMQIMRVLGRNMAWMLKSIEAGKAAGITLPETEEKKRTNFIR from the coding sequence ATGAAAGTATTAATGTTAAACGGAAGTCCCCATGAGAAGGGGTGTACCTACACAGCCCTTGCAGAGGTGGCAGGAGAGCTCAACCAGGCCGGCATTGAAACAGAGATTATGCATGTGGGCGGCGGGACTGTCCATGGATGCATGGGCTGCGGCGCATGCGGTAAGCTTGGAAAATGCATTTACAGTGACGACAAGGTCAACGAAGCAGTGGAGAAGATGAGGCAGAGCGATGGGCTGATTGTGGGTTCACCGGTACACTATGCTTCGGCCGGCGGGGCTATCACCTCCTTCCTGGACCGTTTCTTCTATTCCGGAAGCAGTGCTGCTGCCCATAAGCCGGGAGCAGCCGTTGCTTCTGCCAGAAGGGCCGGAACAACTGCCACCCTGGACCAGCTGAACAAATATTTTATGATTACGCAGATGCCGGTAGTGTCCTCCCAGTACTGGAATATGGTGCACGGGCAATGTCCAGAGGATGTAAAAAAGGATGAAGAAGGCATGCAGATTATGCGTGTATTGGGCAGGAACATGGCCTGGATGCTCAAATCCATTGAGGCCGGAAAAGCTGCCGGAATTACGCTGCCTGAGACAGAGGAAAAGAAACGAACGAATTTTATACGGTAG
- a CDS encoding ABC transporter ATP-binding protein: MTRQQKAESLKRRYGRHGAPEARGPMGGRRHGPGRNMAMGPKRLPRNAGTTIRRLLHYLNEDKSKMMLAFFCVVLNTASTLAGSYMLRPIINTFIAPLTGGPGDPAGLARALAVLAAVFAVGVLANYAQAKVMLTVAQNALQKIRNDLFGRMQKLPVRFYDTNSNGDLMSRFTNDVDTIGQMLSSTLVQLFSGALSIIGTLFLMVYTNLILTLVTLVMIPIMMKAGGAVAGWSQKYFTAQQTSLGAVNGYIEETITGQKVVKVFCHEDMAREEFGILNHDLRHNQIRAQFFGGIMGPVMNSLSQINYSLTACVGGLLCVLRGFDVGGLTVFLNFSRQFSRPINEISMQVSNVFSALAGAERVFAVMDEEPEPANTRDCIVPSPMIGHVVFHHVTFGYDPDKTILRDINLYAKPGQKIAFVGSTGAGKTTITNLLNRFYDIQSGSITIDGADIRTISRDALRSNIAMVLQDTHLFTGTVRENIRYGRLDATDDEVIQAAKTASAHSFIMRLPHGYDTMLEGDGANLSQGQRQLLNIARASISKAPVLILDEATSSVDTRTEKHIEHGMDRLMADRTTFIIAHRLSTVRSANAIMVLEQGEIIERGTHEELLEMKGRYYELYTGMKELE, translated from the coding sequence ATGACGAGACAACAGAAAGCGGAAAGCCTGAAACGGCGCTATGGAAGACATGGTGCTCCTGAGGCCAGGGGTCCCATGGGAGGGAGAAGACATGGGCCGGGGCGGAATATGGCGATGGGCCCCAAAAGGCTGCCCAGGAACGCAGGCACCACCATCAGGCGTCTTCTGCATTATTTAAATGAGGATAAATCCAAGATGATGCTGGCATTTTTCTGTGTTGTCCTCAACACAGCGTCAACGCTGGCAGGCTCCTATATGCTGCGGCCTATCATCAATACATTCATTGCCCCGCTAACAGGAGGTCCCGGGGATCCGGCAGGACTTGCAAGGGCCCTGGCTGTGCTGGCGGCTGTGTTTGCCGTGGGGGTGCTTGCCAATTATGCCCAGGCAAAGGTTATGCTGACCGTGGCCCAAAATGCCCTGCAGAAAATCCGCAATGACCTGTTTGGCAGAATGCAGAAGCTGCCGGTCCGGTTTTATGATACCAACTCCAACGGTGATTTGATGAGCCGTTTTACAAATGATGTGGATACCATCGGGCAGATGCTCAGCTCCACGCTGGTACAGCTGTTTTCCGGAGCATTAAGCATTATCGGCACCCTGTTCCTCATGGTGTACACCAACCTGATTCTGACTCTTGTCACCCTGGTGATGATTCCCATTATGATGAAGGCGGGAGGAGCTGTGGCCGGGTGGAGCCAGAAATACTTTACCGCCCAGCAGACATCCCTGGGAGCCGTGAACGGATATATAGAGGAGACCATTACCGGACAGAAGGTGGTTAAGGTATTCTGCCATGAGGATATGGCCAGAGAGGAATTCGGCATACTAAACCATGATCTGAGGCACAACCAGATTCGGGCCCAGTTTTTCGGCGGTATCATGGGGCCTGTGATGAACAGCCTGAGCCAGATCAACTATTCCCTTACAGCTTGTGTGGGCGGCCTGCTCTGTGTGCTCAGGGGCTTTGATGTGGGCGGGCTGACCGTGTTCTTAAACTTTTCCAGACAGTTCAGCCGTCCCATCAACGAGATATCCATGCAGGTCAGCAATGTATTCTCAGCCCTGGCCGGAGCAGAGCGTGTATTTGCGGTGATGGATGAGGAGCCGGAGCCGGCCAACACCAGGGACTGCATAGTGCCAAGTCCTATGATTGGCCATGTGGTGTTTCATCATGTTACCTTTGGCTACGATCCGGATAAAACCATTCTAAGGGACATAAACCTCTATGCCAAACCGGGGCAGAAGATTGCCTTTGTAGGATCTACCGGCGCGGGAAAGACCACCATAACAAATCTGCTGAACCGGTTTTATGACATCCAGTCAGGCTCCATCACCATTGACGGGGCGGATATACGAACTATTTCAAGGGATGCCCTGCGAAGCAACATTGCCATGGTCCTTCAGGACACCCACCTTTTTACAGGCACGGTGCGGGAGAATATCCGCTACGGCAGGCTGGACGCCACGGACGACGAGGTTATTCAGGCGGCAAAAACAGCATCCGCCCACTCCTTTATCATGCGTCTTCCCCACGGATATGACACCATGCTGGAGGGGGACGGGGCCAATTTAAGCCAGGGCCAGAGACAGCTTCTCAATATTGCCAGGGCATCCATATCCAAGGCTCCTGTGCTGATACTGGACGAGGCCACCAGCTCCGTGGATACCAGGACTGAAAAACACATTGAGCACGGTATGGACCGGCTGATGGCGGACCGAACCACCTTCATCATTGCCCACAGGCTGTCTACGGTGCGGAGCGCCAACGCCATTATGGTTCTGGAGCAGGGGGAAATCATTGAGCGGGGAACCCATGAGGAGCTTCTGGAGATGAAAGGACGGTACTACGAACTGTATACAGGCATGAAAGAACTGGAATGA
- the efp gene encoding elongation factor P: MISAGDFRNGITLEIDGQVVQIMEFQHVKPGKGAAFVRTKLKNVINGGVVERTFRPTEKFPQARIDRVDMQYLYADGELYNFMNQETYDQVALNQDIIGDALKFVKENEVCKVCSYNGNVFSVEPPLFVELEITETEPGFKGDTATGANKPATVETGATVYVPLFVEIGDKIKIDTRTGEYLSRV; this comes from the coding sequence ATGATATCAGCAGGTGATTTTAGGAATGGCATTACACTGGAGATTGACGGACAGGTTGTCCAGATTATGGAATTCCAGCATGTTAAGCCAGGCAAGGGCGCAGCTTTCGTGCGTACAAAATTAAAAAATGTAATCAACGGCGGCGTGGTAGAGCGCACTTTCCGTCCTACAGAGAAGTTCCCTCAGGCCAGGATTGACAGAGTGGACATGCAGTATCTGTATGCTGACGGCGAATTATATAACTTTATGAACCAGGAGACCTATGATCAGGTAGCCCTGAACCAGGACATCATCGGCGATGCCCTGAAGTTTGTGAAGGAGAACGAAGTATGTAAGGTCTGCTCTTACAATGGCAATGTATTCTCCGTAGAGCCTCCGCTGTTTGTTGAGCTGGAGATTACAGAGACAGAGCCAGGTTTCAAGGGTGATACCGCAACCGGTGCCAACAAGCCGGCAACCGTAGAGACAGGTGCAACCGTATACGTACCGTTATTTGTTGAAATCGGCGATAAGATTAAGATTGACACCAGAACCGGCGAATATCTGTCACGTGTATAA
- the argS gene encoding arginine--tRNA ligase produces the protein MNKILDMMERELKQAFTASGYEDSFAKVVLSNRPDLCEYQCNGAMAAAKVYKKKPIDIANQVVEHLVSGGSHPVFSEAEAVMPGFINLKLSEAFLAEYTGFMAQSDKLGLEAPEKPETVIVDYGGANVAKPLHVGHLRAAIIGESIKRMGRFLGHHMIGDVHLGDWGLQMGLIIEELRDRKPELVYFDESFEGPFPQEAPFTISELEEIYPAASAKSKADEVFKERAHQATLKLQRGYAPYRAIWQHIMAVSVADLKKNYANLNVEFDLWKGESDAEPYIGDMIQMLVDKGLAHESQGALVVDVAQDTDTKEIPPCLVRKSDGASLYATSDLATIVEREQDFKPDRYIYVVDKRQGMHFEQVFRVAKKAGIVKEDTPMIFLGFGTMNGKDGKPFKTREGGVMRLEKLIEEINEAVYQRIMENRTVSEDEARSTAAVVGLAALKYGDLSNQAAKDYVFDIERFTSFEGNTGPYILYTIVRIKSIIAKYRENGGQVSQDAVEKKILACAGSSEKALMLMLARYNEVLENSFAETAPHKICQYIYELANAFNSFYHDTKILAEEDEARKESYIGLISLTRRVLEACIGLLGIEAPERM, from the coding sequence GTGAATAAGATTCTGGATATGATGGAGCGGGAATTAAAGCAGGCATTTACAGCCAGCGGATATGAGGATTCATTCGCAAAGGTGGTTTTGTCAAACCGTCCCGACCTGTGTGAGTACCAGTGCAACGGTGCCATGGCAGCGGCTAAGGTATATAAGAAGAAGCCCATTGATATAGCGAACCAGGTGGTGGAACATCTGGTCTCAGGCGGCTCCCACCCTGTTTTTTCCGAGGCGGAGGCTGTAATGCCGGGATTCATCAACCTGAAGCTGTCAGAGGCGTTCTTGGCAGAGTATACGGGTTTTATGGCTCAGTCAGATAAGCTGGGGCTGGAAGCACCTGAGAAGCCGGAGACTGTTATTGTGGATTACGGCGGGGCCAATGTGGCAAAGCCTCTCCATGTGGGCCATCTGCGGGCAGCTATTATCGGGGAGAGCATAAAGCGTATGGGCCGTTTCCTGGGCCACCATATGATTGGTGATGTGCACCTGGGGGACTGGGGACTGCAGATGGGCCTTATCATTGAGGAACTCAGGGACAGGAAGCCGGAGCTGGTGTATTTTGACGAATCCTTTGAGGGACCATTTCCACAGGAGGCGCCCTTTACCATCAGCGAACTGGAGGAGATATATCCTGCGGCCAGCGCCAAGTCCAAGGCAGATGAGGTGTTTAAGGAGAGGGCTCATCAGGCGACCCTGAAGCTCCAGAGAGGATATGCCCCATACCGGGCAATCTGGCAGCATATCATGGCTGTCTCTGTGGCTGATCTTAAGAAGAATTATGCAAATCTGAACGTGGAATTCGATTTGTGGAAGGGCGAAAGCGACGCGGAACCCTACATCGGGGACATGATTCAGATGCTGGTGGATAAGGGGCTGGCCCATGAGAGCCAGGGCGCTCTGGTGGTGGATGTGGCTCAGGATACGGACACCAAAGAGATTCCGCCCTGCCTGGTCCGTAAGTCAGACGGAGCTTCTCTTTATGCCACATCCGATTTGGCAACCATTGTGGAACGGGAACAGGATTTTAAGCCGGACCGCTATATTTACGTGGTGGATAAACGCCAGGGAATGCACTTTGAGCAGGTATTCAGGGTGGCTAAGAAGGCAGGTATTGTGAAGGAAGATACCCCCATGATTTTCCTGGGCTTCGGCACCATGAACGGAAAGGACGGAAAGCCATTTAAGACACGTGAGGGCGGAGTCATGCGTCTGGAAAAGCTGATTGAGGAGATCAATGAGGCGGTATACCAGAGAATTATGGAGAACAGGACCGTATCAGAGGATGAGGCCAGGAGTACGGCAGCTGTGGTAGGTCTGGCTGCCCTGAAGTACGGTGATCTGTCCAACCAGGCTGCCAAGGATTATGTCTTTGATATTGAACGTTTTACCTCCTTTGAGGGTAATACAGGTCCATATATCCTCTATACCATTGTGAGAATCAAGTCCATTATCGCCAAATACAGGGAGAATGGAGGCCAGGTAAGCCAGGATGCCGTTGAAAAGAAGATTCTTGCCTGCGCCGGAAGTTCGGAGAAGGCCCTGATGCTTATGCTGGCCAGATATAATGAGGTTCTGGAAAACAGCTTTGCGGAGACAGCGCCTCATAAGATATGCCAGTATATTTATGAGCTGGCCAATGCTTTTAACAGCTTTTATCACGACACCAAGATTCTGGCAGAGGAGGATGAGGCCAGGAAAGAGAGCTATATCGGGCTGATTTCCCTTACCAGACGGGTGCTGGAGGCCTGCATCGGACTGTTGGGAATCGAGGCTCCGGAGCGCATGTAA
- a CDS encoding MarR family winged helix-turn-helix transcriptional regulator codes for MDKASRSCFVQSPEHCLVEKYIRVARLHRSMMERRLDGTGVYRSQHQILMFVSDNPNVSQKELARMYGVSGATIAVSLKKLERGGYIRRLVDQEDNRCNQICITDKGRKVVEDSVKIFRQMESRMFEGFSENDMKVLGQLLDRIYGNLDREFTDRAQREES; via the coding sequence ATGGACAAAGCATCACGCAGCTGTTTTGTTCAATCCCCGGAGCACTGTCTCGTAGAGAAGTACATCCGGGTGGCCAGGCTGCACCGGAGTATGATGGAGCGCCGCCTGGACGGCACAGGGGTGTACCGAAGCCAGCATCAGATACTGATGTTTGTGTCGGATAACCCCAACGTATCCCAGAAAGAACTGGCGAGGATGTATGGCGTGTCCGGGGCTACCATCGCTGTTTCCCTTAAGAAACTGGAAAGAGGGGGCTATATCAGGCGCCTGGTGGACCAGGAGGACAACCGGTGCAACCAGATTTGCATAACGGATAAGGGAAGGAAAGTGGTGGAGGACAGCGTAAAGATTTTCAGGCAAATGGAGAGCCGCATGTTTGAAGGATTTTCCGAGAATGATATGAAGGTGCTGGGACAACTGCTGGACCGGATATACGGGAACCTGGACCGGGAGTTTACGGACAGGGCACAAAGGGAGGAATCATAG
- a CDS encoding DEAD/DEAH box helicase, with the protein MKIVRMNTSSFWKGEAGVKGLVEDQGETFEVNIYLGSGRVRDYSCSCSKGNSYRGMCAHGEALFAYYNQQREEASKPTVHTSSQVHTMIREYTNREVALILAEEVDAQVRLEPVLILDGKDTRLEFEVGITRFYAVRDLRAFKEAVENGAHVAYGKDLSFHHHKSAFTDSSRELLALLMGGVQNQKAVRSLTLNRMNRDQFFEIMSGRTAKVQLPGGNRVMMDMEDSDPVVSLKVEKTGRDGLKASLMGVAPMKGSEGPRQVAGCFRGERFLYVVSGQRLYRCSESCTQVMGLFMEQMCMERDESVMVGQRDIPLFYERVIKHILPYCRLMLEDVDFKDYEPEPLKVSFRFDTGEDGALVMEPTLAYGGYEFHPLEDENLPRTICRDVPGEFRVSQLIHKYFKYKDPEGIRLVIRNDEDEIYRLMTEGMDEFRSMGDVYVSENLRQWKVLAPPRVTVGASAAGGWLELDVDMGDMNSQELNRILAAYSQKKKYYRLKNGQFLGLDEGGLTVISRMASELGVTRKELQSGKVRLPAYRAFYLDYLLKESTGVTYYRDQMLKAMVRSVKSVEDSDFTAPERLRGVLREYQRIGYVWLRTLDSYGFGGILADDMGLGKTIQIIALLEDAYGSGEQSPSLIICPASLVYNWEHEIRRFAPDLKVLSVVGSSSEREVLLNEVGRNPQDYQVIVTSYDLLRRDVGLYEAIHFRYQVIDEAQYIKNASTQSARAVKSLDVQTRFALTGTPVENRLGELWSIFDYLMPGFLFGSQFFKREYEIPIVREGDGAALKRLKRLIGPFVLRRVKKDVLKELPDKMEEVVYSNFETEQKKLYAANAAKFKEKLSTGGFGQAGEGKLQILAELMRLRQICCDPRLCYDNYRGSSAKLETCMDLVRRGVAGGHKILLFSQFTSMLDIIHTRFEKEGIMSHMLTGATSKEERIRLVGDFGKDEVPVFLISLKAGGTGLNLTAADIVIHYDPWWNVAAQNQATDRTHRIGQDKQVTVYKLITRNTIEENILKLQEAKSHLADAVVPEGTISFGSLTRDDILNIIKEE; encoded by the coding sequence ATGAAGATTGTCAGGATGAACACCAGCAGCTTCTGGAAGGGGGAGGCTGGTGTGAAAGGCCTGGTTGAAGACCAGGGGGAAACATTTGAGGTAAACATATATCTGGGAAGCGGAAGAGTAAGGGATTACTCCTGTTCCTGCAGCAAAGGGAATTCTTACAGGGGAATGTGCGCCCATGGGGAGGCCCTTTTTGCGTATTATAATCAGCAGAGGGAGGAAGCGTCCAAACCAACGGTTCATACATCCTCCCAGGTTCACACCATGATTCGGGAATACACCAACCGGGAGGTGGCCCTGATTCTGGCAGAGGAGGTGGACGCTCAGGTAAGGCTGGAGCCGGTGCTGATTCTGGACGGTAAGGACACGCGTCTGGAGTTTGAGGTGGGAATTACCCGTTTTTATGCTGTGCGCGATTTGAGGGCCTTTAAGGAGGCCGTTGAAAATGGTGCCCATGTGGCCTATGGAAAGGACCTGTCCTTTCATCACCACAAATCGGCTTTTACAGACAGCAGCAGGGAATTGCTGGCCCTGCTTATGGGAGGGGTTCAAAACCAGAAAGCGGTCCGCAGCCTGACCCTTAACCGTATGAACCGGGATCAGTTTTTTGAAATAATGTCTGGCCGGACCGCAAAGGTCCAGCTTCCCGGCGGGAACCGGGTCATGATGGATATGGAGGATTCTGATCCTGTGGTCTCGCTTAAAGTGGAGAAGACGGGAAGGGACGGCCTGAAAGCCAGCCTTATGGGAGTGGCGCCAATGAAAGGAAGCGAAGGGCCAAGGCAGGTGGCGGGGTGCTTTCGCGGGGAGCGGTTTCTGTATGTGGTGTCCGGCCAGAGGCTTTACCGGTGCAGCGAGTCATGTACCCAGGTCATGGGGCTGTTCATGGAGCAGATGTGCATGGAGCGGGATGAAAGCGTGATGGTGGGGCAGAGAGATATTCCGCTGTTCTATGAGCGTGTTATCAAGCATATTCTTCCGTATTGCCGTCTTATGCTGGAGGATGTGGATTTTAAGGATTATGAGCCGGAGCCGTTAAAGGTATCCTTCCGGTTCGACACAGGGGAGGATGGGGCTCTGGTGATGGAACCAACCCTTGCCTACGGCGGCTATGAATTCCATCCCCTGGAGGACGAGAATCTTCCCAGGACAATATGCCGCGATGTGCCGGGGGAGTTTAGGGTAAGCCAGCTGATCCATAAATATTTCAAGTACAAGGACCCGGAGGGAATACGGCTGGTCATAAGGAATGACGAGGATGAGATTTACCGTCTTATGACAGAGGGAATGGACGAATTCCGTTCCATGGGAGATGTATATGTGTCTGAGAACCTGCGTCAGTGGAAGGTTCTGGCGCCTCCCAGGGTTACTGTGGGTGCTTCTGCTGCCGGCGGCTGGCTGGAACTGGATGTGGATATGGGTGACATGAATAGCCAGGAACTGAACCGGATACTGGCGGCCTACAGCCAGAAAAAGAAGTACTACAGGCTGAAAAACGGACAATTTCTGGGACTGGATGAAGGCGGTCTCACGGTCATCAGCCGTATGGCATCGGAATTGGGAGTGACCAGAAAGGAGCTTCAGAGCGGCAAGGTCCGTCTGCCGGCTTACCGTGCCTTCTATCTGGATTATCTGCTTAAGGAGAGTACCGGCGTAACCTATTACAGGGACCAGATGCTAAAGGCCATGGTAAGGTCGGTCAAGTCTGTGGAGGACAGTGATTTTACTGCGCCGGAAAGACTCAGGGGCGTTCTGCGGGAGTATCAGCGAATCGGGTATGTCTGGCTGCGGACCCTGGACAGTTACGGATTCGGGGGTATCCTGGCCGATGACATGGGATTGGGGAAAACCATACAGATTATTGCCCTGTTGGAGGACGCCTATGGCTCAGGCGAACAGTCTCCGTCCCTGATTATATGCCCGGCTTCCCTGGTCTACAACTGGGAGCATGAGATCCGGCGTTTTGCGCCGGACCTTAAGGTGTTATCCGTGGTGGGAAGCAGTTCGGAGCGGGAGGTCCTTTTAAATGAGGTGGGAAGAAATCCGCAGGACTATCAGGTTATTGTGACATCCTACGATTTGCTGAGAAGAGATGTAGGCTTATATGAAGCCATCCACTTCCGGTATCAGGTCATAGACGAGGCGCAGTATATCAAAAACGCATCCACACAGAGCGCAAGGGCAGTGAAGTCTCTGGATGTGCAGACCAGGTTTGCCCTCACAGGGACGCCTGTTGAAAACCGGCTGGGGGAGCTGTGGAGCATTTTCGATTATCTCATGCCGGGCTTTCTCTTTGGAAGCCAGTTCTTTAAGAGGGAATATGAAATCCCTATCGTAAGAGAGGGTGACGGGGCTGCCCTCAAACGGCTGAAGCGGCTCATAGGTCCCTTTGTGCTGAGGCGGGTAAAAAAGGATGTATTAAAGGAGCTTCCGGATAAGATGGAGGAGGTGGTATATTCCAACTTTGAAACGGAGCAGAAAAAATTATATGCGGCCAATGCGGCCAAGTTTAAGGAGAAGCTCAGCACAGGCGGTTTTGGCCAGGCTGGGGAAGGAAAGCTCCAGATTTTAGCGGAGCTCATGCGCCTGAGGCAGATTTGCTGCGACCCGCGGTTATGTTACGACAATTACAGGGGCAGCTCCGCCAAGCTGGAGACCTGTATGGACCTGGTGCGAAGGGGCGTGGCGGGAGGACATAAGATATTATTGTTTTCCCAGTTTACCTCCATGCTGGATATTATTCATACAAGGTTCGAGAAGGAGGGAATCATGAGCCACATGCTGACAGGGGCCACCTCCAAGGAAGAACGAATCCGGCTGGTGGGAGATTTTGGAAAGGATGAGGTGCCTGTATTCCTGATTAGCCTGAAAGCAGGGGGAACCGGCCTCAACCTGACTGCGGCGGATATCGTCATCCATTATGACCCGTGGTGGAACGTGGCTGCCCAGAATCAGGCCACGGACAGAACCCACCGGATAGGCCAGGATAAGCAGGTAACGGTCTATAAACTGATTACCAGAAATACCATAGAAGAGAACATCTTAAAGCTTCAGGAAGCCAAGAGCCATCTGGCGGATGCAGTGGTGCCTGAGGGCACGATATCCTTTGGCAGCCTGACAAGAGATGATATACTGAATATCATAAAGGAGGAATAG
- a CDS encoding ABC transporter ATP-binding protein: MKRYRKYIKPYLGAFILGPLLMLTEVAGEIMLPKLMSMIINNGVVQRNVQYILSVGGLMILATLIMAIGGIGGAYFSVKAAVSFTSDLRDDLFSKVQEFSFKNIDSYSTGSLVTRLTNDIQQIQNVLMMGLRMAMRAPGMFIGALIMAFMMNARLAVVILVVIPLLTAAIAVILKTAFPRFTAMQKKLDQLNSGIQEALTNVRVIKSFVREEFEEEKFRDMNQDLKNSSLDAMKIVIVTMPVMTLAMNITTLAVVWYGGNIIIAGDMPVGDLTAFTTYIVQILMSLMMLSMVFLQLSRAVASIRRVGEVMDTEIDLTDRDASRKDLAVLKGKVEFKHVSFSYTDNRDEMVLEDINFTAEPGQIIGIIGSTGSGKTTLVQMIPRLYDATKGQVLVDGVDVREYSLKNLREGVGMVLQKNVLFSGTIEENLRWGKEDASMDEIREMAQSAQADSFVTSFTNGYDTDMGQGGVNVSGGQKQRLCIARALLKRPKILILDDSTSAVDTATEARIRQCFNTSLKDTTKIIIAQRIGSVEEADRILVLDEGRLIGQGTHEQLMEECKAYQEIYYSQRDRKETAVS; this comes from the coding sequence GTGAAACGATACAGAAAGTATATAAAACCATATCTTGGAGCCTTTATCCTTGGTCCTCTTCTGATGCTGACAGAGGTGGCGGGGGAAATCATGCTTCCCAAACTGATGTCCATGATTATCAACAACGGGGTGGTTCAGAGAAACGTGCAGTACATCCTGTCCGTGGGAGGGCTGATGATACTGGCTACCCTTATAATGGCTATAGGAGGAATCGGTGGTGCCTATTTTTCCGTGAAAGCAGCAGTCAGCTTTACCAGCGACCTGAGGGACGACCTTTTTTCCAAGGTGCAGGAATTTTCATTTAAGAACATAGACTCATACAGCACAGGTTCGCTGGTCACCCGTCTGACCAATGATATTCAGCAGATCCAGAATGTGCTTATGATGGGACTGCGGATGGCCATGCGCGCTCCGGGCATGTTCATAGGAGCCCTGATTATGGCCTTCATGATGAATGCCAGACTGGCCGTGGTCATCCTGGTGGTAATCCCCCTGCTGACAGCCGCCATAGCCGTCATACTAAAGACAGCATTCCCCAGATTTACCGCCATGCAGAAAAAGCTGGACCAGCTAAACTCCGGCATTCAGGAGGCGCTGACCAATGTACGGGTTATCAAATCTTTTGTGCGGGAAGAGTTTGAGGAAGAAAAATTCAGGGATATGAACCAGGATTTAAAGAACAGCAGTCTGGACGCCATGAAAATCGTGATTGTCACCATGCCGGTGATGACCCTTGCCATGAACATAACCACACTGGCAGTGGTGTGGTACGGGGGCAATATCATAATTGCAGGGGATATGCCGGTGGGGGATTTAACTGCATTTACCACTTATATTGTGCAGATACTCATGTCGCTTATGATGCTTTCCATGGTGTTCCTGCAGCTTTCCAGGGCAGTGGCATCCATCCGCAGGGTGGGTGAGGTCATGGACACGGAGATCGACCTGACAGACCGGGATGCATCCAGGAAGGACCTGGCTGTATTGAAGGGAAAGGTGGAGTTTAAACATGTGAGCTTCAGCTATACGGACAACCGGGATGAGATGGTACTGGAGGATATAAATTTTACGGCAGAGCCAGGTCAGATAATAGGCATTATCGGCTCCACGGGAAGCGGCAAGACCACCCTGGTGCAGATGATACCGCGGCTCTACGATGCCACAAAGGGCCAGGTGCTTGTGGACGGGGTGGATGTCAGGGAATATTCCCTCAAAAACCTGCGGGAAGGCGTGGGCATGGTGCTCCAGAAAAATGTGCTCTTCTCAGGCACCATAGAGGAGAACCTGCGCTGGGGCAAGGAGGACGCCTCCATGGATGAAATCAGGGAAATGGCACAGAGCGCCCAGGCAGACAGCTTTGTCACATCCTTTACCAACGGCTATGATACGGACATGGGACAGGGCGGGGTCAATGTATCGGGGGGCCAGAAGCAGAGACTCTGTATTGCCAGGGCCCTGCTTAAGAGGCCCAAAATCCTGATACTGGATGACAGCACCAGTGCTGTGGATACGGCCACGGAGGCCAGGATACGGCAGTGTTTTAACACCAGCCTTAAGGACACCACCAAAATCATAATAGCGCAGCGCATCGGATCCGTGGAGGAGGCTGACCGGATTTTAGTGCTGGATGAAGGCAGGCTCATCGGCCAGGGGACCCATGAACAGCTTATGGAGGAATGTAAGGCATACCAGGAGATTTATTATTCCCAGAGGGACCGAAAGGAGACGGCTGTATCATGA